One window of Mailhella massiliensis genomic DNA carries:
- a CDS encoding 3'-5' exonuclease has product MPVDTVSPSRRSKKQALSPVVLQPCLSKEEINLLPIQAWEGPVVLVQDEQTLAEALNVLRQEPVLGFDTETRPTFTKGKTCRPALIQLATAETAYLIQLTHLPFSEDIAELLSSPRVLKVGVAIHDDMKALARIHPFTADGVVDLAVMARARGIQAQGLRTLAANLLGFRISKSAQCSNWENHELTPQQIKYAATDAWVGRELYFRMLRMGVQNPRAKRSPSA; this is encoded by the coding sequence ATGCCCGTCGATACCGTTTCCCCTTCCCGCAGGTCCAAAAAGCAGGCGCTTTCGCCTGTTGTTCTTCAGCCGTGCCTGAGCAAGGAGGAAATCAATCTCCTGCCCATTCAGGCATGGGAAGGCCCCGTGGTGCTGGTACAGGACGAGCAAACCCTTGCAGAAGCGCTGAACGTGCTCCGGCAGGAGCCTGTGCTCGGCTTCGATACGGAAACACGCCCCACCTTCACCAAGGGCAAAACCTGCCGCCCCGCGCTCATACAGCTTGCCACGGCGGAAACGGCCTATCTCATACAGCTTACGCATCTGCCCTTCAGCGAAGACATTGCCGAACTGCTTTCCTCCCCCCGTGTGCTGAAGGTCGGCGTAGCCATTCACGACGACATGAAGGCGCTTGCCCGCATCCATCCCTTCACGGCCGACGGCGTGGTGGATCTGGCCGTCATGGCCCGGGCCAGGGGCATTCAGGCTCAGGGCCTGCGTACCCTTGCCGCCAACCTTCTGGGGTTCCGCATCAGCAAAAGCGCCCAATGCTCCAACTGGGAAAACCACGAGCTCACTCCCCAGCAGATCAAATACGCCGCCACCGATGCCTGGGTGGGACGCGAGCTTTACTTCCGTATGCTCCGCATGGGCGTGCAGAATCCGCGGGCAAAGCGTTCCCCCTCGGCCTGA
- the mutL gene encoding DNA mismatch repair endonuclease MutL, with translation MNTSPQKTIRLLPPELSNQIAAGEVVERPASVVKELVENSLDAGATSITVELENGGQTLIRVTDNGRGIGADQLELAVTRHATSKIADMGDLLNIDSYGFRGEALPSIASVSRFRMISAPQEEDGSTGEAACIEVVYGAMKPVFPAALNQGTLVEVAELFSNIPARLKFLKSPATEQKKAQELFTRIALARTDAGFTLKAGGREVIRFEAGQNLARRMGVLWPPAIVDALRPFDIHVSDMHLYGLTSDPRSSQPRADRMLFYVNGRAVNDKLLMRAVRQAYQGRLTSRDYPQTVLFLDLPAPEVDVNVHPAKNEVRFRDEQAVFSAVLRAVNHALAGVPLASERFAERFEEPSPTPPSALFSAPAAKSAPAQAERPVRPLGFWGEADAVRVMPKRQKPQPLPEEEVVFVKNSLCEPFMPERDFRTGLPNPAHPANSTPPAAAQPMPAPSPAAPSARKKDETAEKPLPARERLLPENKDSVPLKLEAEAEPEPVKESSRPDVSPLQGFRYLGQVARTYLVLSQNDDTLLLLDQHAMHERIFYEKFRENGSRGVARPLLVPLEMDLHPAEKERFLELEQTLTRLGFEASCRGNRLSVRAMPPEMERSDASAFLREALSGRVDDLTSVWIHHACATAIRAGQHLSPDDAMQLVRQWLRTEEPDFCPHGRPCAVTLEKADLEKLFKRRQA, from the coding sequence ATGAACACTTCCCCCCAAAAGACCATACGCCTGCTGCCGCCGGAACTTTCCAACCAGATCGCCGCAGGCGAAGTGGTGGAACGCCCGGCCAGTGTCGTCAAGGAACTTGTGGAAAACAGCCTCGACGCCGGTGCCACCAGCATCACCGTGGAACTGGAAAACGGCGGCCAGACCCTGATCCGCGTCACGGACAACGGCCGGGGCATAGGGGCCGACCAGCTCGAGCTTGCCGTTACCCGCCATGCCACCAGCAAGATTGCCGACATGGGCGACCTTCTGAACATCGATTCCTACGGCTTCCGGGGCGAGGCCCTGCCCAGCATCGCCTCCGTATCCCGCTTCCGCATGATATCCGCCCCGCAGGAAGAAGACGGCAGCACGGGCGAGGCGGCCTGCATCGAAGTCGTCTACGGCGCCATGAAGCCCGTTTTTCCCGCAGCGCTCAATCAGGGCACGCTGGTGGAAGTGGCCGAACTCTTCTCCAACATTCCCGCGCGCCTCAAGTTCCTGAAAAGCCCGGCCACGGAACAGAAAAAGGCGCAGGAACTCTTTACCCGCATCGCCCTTGCCCGTACGGACGCAGGCTTCACCCTGAAGGCCGGAGGCCGGGAAGTCATACGTTTCGAGGCGGGACAGAACCTTGCCCGGCGCATGGGGGTGCTGTGGCCCCCCGCCATTGTGGACGCGCTGCGCCCCTTCGATATTCATGTGTCGGACATGCATCTTTACGGCCTTACGTCCGACCCCCGCTCCTCGCAGCCCCGTGCCGACAGAATGCTCTTCTACGTCAACGGCCGCGCCGTGAACGACAAGCTGCTCATGCGCGCCGTGCGGCAGGCCTATCAGGGCAGGCTCACCAGCCGCGACTACCCGCAGACCGTGCTCTTTCTCGATCTTCCCGCTCCCGAGGTGGACGTGAACGTACACCCTGCCAAGAACGAGGTACGCTTCCGCGACGAACAGGCCGTGTTCTCGGCGGTACTGCGCGCCGTGAACCACGCTCTTGCCGGTGTTCCTCTTGCCTCGGAACGCTTTGCGGAGCGCTTTGAAGAGCCTTCTCCCACTCCCCCGTCCGCGCTTTTCTCCGCGCCCGCAGCCAAAAGCGCTCCCGCACAGGCGGAACGCCCGGTCCGTCCGCTGGGTTTCTGGGGCGAGGCCGACGCCGTGCGCGTCATGCCGAAGCGGCAAAAACCTCAACCTCTGCCCGAAGAGGAAGTCGTGTTCGTCAAGAACAGCCTGTGCGAACCCTTCATGCCCGAGCGGGACTTCCGTACCGGACTCCCCAACCCCGCCCATCCGGCAAACAGCACACCGCCTGCCGCAGCGCAGCCCATGCCTGCACCTTCCCCGGCTGCGCCTTCTGCACGGAAAAAGGACGAAACAGCGGAAAAGCCTCTGCCCGCCCGGGAACGCCTGCTGCCGGAAAACAAGGATTCCGTTCCCCTCAAACTGGAGGCCGAGGCTGAACCCGAACCGGTAAAGGAATCTTCCCGCCCGGACGTTTCCCCGCTTCAGGGTTTCCGTTATCTGGGACAGGTGGCGCGCACCTATCTTGTGCTCTCGCAGAACGACGATACGCTGCTTCTTCTCGATCAGCACGCCATGCACGAACGCATTTTCTACGAAAAATTCCGTGAAAACGGCTCGCGGGGGGTGGCGCGTCCCCTGCTGGTTCCCCTGGAAATGGATCTGCACCCTGCGGAAAAGGAACGCTTTCTGGAACTGGAACAGACGCTGACCCGGCTCGGCTTTGAAGCCTCCTGCCGGGGCAACCGTCTCTCGGTACGGGCCATGCCCCCGGAAATGGAGCGTTCCGACGCTTCCGCCTTCCTGCGGGAAGCGCTTTCCGGCCGGGTGGACGACCTCACCTCCGTATGGATACATCACGCCTGCGCCACGGCCATACGCGCGGGGCAGCACCTCAGCCCCGACGACGCCATGCAGCTCGTGCGGCAGTGGCTGCGTACCGAAGAACCGGATTTCTGTCCCCACGGCAGGCCCTGCGCCGTAACCCTGGAAAAGGCCGACCTCGAAAAGCTCTTCAAGCGCAGGCAGGCCTGA
- the xseA gene encoding exodeoxyribonuclease VII large subunit, with amino-acid sequence MSAILSVRQVTEQVRQAVEGRFPYVWVRGEVTNLSRPSSGHVYFSLKEDDFLLNCVWFRNQQKEEAFDPLTGEVWEDGPRPSLARSMENGQTVICAGRLTVYGARGQYQMIVDLGQAEGLGLWHQEFEALKRKLAAEGLFDAARKRPIPREPRRVAVITAPGGAAIRDFIRISSTRGLGAEIRILPVPVQGEEAPPRIAEAIDRAGREAWAEVVVLIRGGGSVQDLWAFNDERVARAVYRCPIPVLAGIGHEIDHSITDFTADFSAATPSHTAQLLWQERHVLIQHVDGLESALQLAFSRRTAMLAMRLEHASRALALLSPQARLRRQEEKLHDAVLRMDAAAKASLGRYESLVEALSLRLSGAGETRLQHAERAAERASAPLDALRRTIGLAGEQTLSRMELRLQALDPFEPLRRGYAMACDDTGAFLRSVSQTAPGRPLSVILADGRVLGTVTAVEPSPRQDDGAGHAPLPE; translated from the coding sequence ATGAGCGCCATCCTCAGCGTACGACAGGTGACGGAACAGGTGCGGCAGGCGGTGGAAGGCCGCTTTCCGTATGTCTGGGTACGGGGCGAGGTGACCAACCTTTCCCGCCCCTCCTCCGGCCATGTCTACTTTTCCCTGAAGGAGGACGATTTCCTTCTCAACTGCGTATGGTTCCGAAACCAGCAGAAGGAGGAAGCCTTCGACCCGCTCACCGGCGAGGTATGGGAGGACGGCCCCCGGCCCAGCCTTGCCCGCAGCATGGAAAACGGGCAGACCGTCATCTGTGCGGGAAGACTCACGGTGTACGGGGCGCGCGGCCAGTATCAGATGATCGTCGATCTCGGGCAGGCGGAAGGGCTCGGCCTGTGGCATCAGGAATTTGAAGCGCTCAAGAGAAAACTCGCCGCCGAAGGGCTGTTCGACGCCGCCCGCAAGCGCCCCATTCCCCGGGAACCGCGCCGCGTGGCCGTCATCACCGCTCCGGGAGGGGCCGCCATACGCGATTTCATCCGCATAAGCTCCACACGGGGCCTCGGCGCGGAAATACGCATTCTTCCCGTTCCCGTGCAGGGAGAGGAAGCTCCGCCCCGCATTGCGGAGGCGATAGACAGGGCGGGCAGAGAAGCCTGGGCCGAGGTGGTGGTGCTCATCCGCGGCGGCGGCTCCGTACAGGATCTCTGGGCCTTCAACGATGAACGCGTGGCAAGGGCCGTGTACCGCTGCCCCATCCCCGTGCTTGCGGGCATAGGGCACGAAATCGACCACAGCATCACCGACTTCACGGCAGATTTCTCCGCCGCCACTCCCAGCCATACGGCCCAGCTTCTGTGGCAGGAACGCCATGTTCTCATCCAGCATGTGGACGGACTGGAAAGCGCCCTTCAGCTGGCGTTTTCCCGCAGAACCGCCATGCTTGCCATGCGCCTTGAACACGCCTCCCGCGCGCTCGCGCTTCTTTCCCCTCAGGCACGCCTGCGCCGCCAGGAGGAAAAGCTCCATGACGCCGTGCTCCGCATGGATGCCGCGGCAAAAGCCTCTCTCGGCCGATATGAAAGCCTTGTGGAGGCGCTTTCCCTCCGCCTCTCCGGCGCGGGAGAAACCCGCCTCCAGCATGCGGAAAGGGCGGCGGAACGCGCCTCCGCCCCTCTCGACGCGCTGCGCCGTACCATAGGCCTTGCCGGGGAACAGACACTTTCCCGCATGGAGCTGCGCCTTCAGGCCCTCGATCCCTTCGAACCGCTCCGGCGGGGCTATGCCATGGCCTGCGATGATACGGGAGCGTTTCTGCGTTCCGTATCGCAGACGGCGCCGGGCCGCCCCCTTTCCGTCATTCTTGCCGACGGCCGTGTTCTCGGCACCGTGACCGCAGTGGAGCCCTCGCCCCGGCAGGACGACGGAGCCGGGCACGCCCCCCTGCCGGAATAA
- the rarD gene encoding EamA family transporter RarD, which produces MMHFSLPFRSHECSASCAGTGAGLSAHLLWGFAVLFWPLLGTLNPVSIMAHRMIWTVAFLGIVLLAEGHMHAVKNAFQNRRTLVSLFFAAVMLGLNWTIYLFAVTTGQIVESSLGYFITPLLNVLMGRVLLGEKLSRPQGAAIALAFCGVAASVIAYGRIPWIGFTLALSFALYGYVQKTLRMDAAPSLFVQALMLMPAAVLWLGFTEPGFAIVGYGPMRPVLLICTIAFTGMPLLLFGYAARHVTLATIGILQYVSPSIAFLLAITVLGESMKPSDMISFPVIWLALAIYTYDAIHHLRSIKEKP; this is translated from the coding sequence ATGATGCACTTTTCTCTGCCCTTCCGTTCCCATGAATGTTCCGCCTCCTGCGCGGGAACCGGCGCGGGACTTTCCGCACACCTTCTCTGGGGCTTCGCCGTCCTGTTCTGGCCCCTGCTCGGCACGCTGAATCCCGTTTCCATCATGGCGCACCGCATGATATGGACGGTGGCGTTCCTCGGCATCGTCCTTCTTGCGGAAGGACACATGCACGCCGTGAAAAACGCCTTCCAGAACAGGCGTACCCTCGTTTCCCTGTTCTTCGCCGCCGTGATGCTCGGTCTGAACTGGACCATCTACCTTTTTGCCGTCACCACCGGGCAGATCGTGGAATCCTCCCTCGGATACTTCATCACCCCGCTTCTCAACGTGCTCATGGGGCGCGTACTGCTCGGCGAAAAACTTTCCCGGCCGCAGGGCGCGGCCATAGCTCTGGCCTTCTGCGGCGTGGCGGCAAGCGTCATCGCCTACGGGCGCATTCCGTGGATAGGTTTCACCCTGGCCCTTTCCTTCGCCCTGTACGGCTATGTGCAGAAAACCCTTCGCATGGACGCCGCGCCGAGCCTTTTCGTGCAGGCGCTCATGCTCATGCCCGCGGCCGTGCTCTGGCTGGGCTTCACCGAACCCGGATTCGCCATTGTCGGCTACGGCCCCATGCGTCCCGTGCTTCTCATCTGCACCATAGCCTTCACCGGTATGCCCCTTCTTCTTTTCGGCTATGCCGCCCGCCACGTCACGCTGGCCACCATCGGCATACTTCAGTACGTGAGCCCCTCCATCGCCTTTCTTCTGGCCATCACCGTGCTCGGAGAAAGCATGAAGCCTTCCGACATGATCTCCTTCCCCGTCATCTGGCTGGCCCTTGCCATCTACACGTATGACGCGATACACCATCTGCGCAGCATCAAGGAGAAGCCATGA
- a CDS encoding glycine zipper 2TM domain-containing protein — MHFRSPAAFLLAAAMVATLPVLPGCGPHLGGYDYNAGEARQSFSVYYGTATNVQEVNINSQSDTKQTVGAVIGAVAGGVIGSTIGSGSGRTLATVGGALLGGAAGAGAGNLASRQTGLQITVRYDNGGAEEVIVQGSDPYITPGQRVRVVVSATGSRRVEPAY, encoded by the coding sequence ATGCATTTTCGCTCACCGGCGGCCTTTCTTCTGGCCGCGGCCATGGTCGCAACGCTGCCCGTCCTGCCCGGCTGCGGGCCTCATCTGGGCGGTTACGACTATAATGCAGGCGAAGCCCGCCAGTCCTTCAGCGTCTACTACGGTACCGCCACCAACGTGCAGGAAGTGAACATCAACAGCCAGTCCGACACGAAGCAGACCGTGGGCGCCGTCATCGGCGCCGTGGCGGGCGGGGTGATCGGCAGCACCATAGGCAGCGGAAGCGGGCGCACCCTGGCCACCGTGGGCGGAGCTCTTCTCGGCGGCGCAGCCGGGGCGGGGGCGGGCAATCTCGCCTCCCGGCAGACGGGACTTCAGATCACCGTGCGTTACGACAACGGCGGTGCCGAGGAAGTCATCGTTCAGGGCAGCGATCCCTACATCACCCCCGGTCAGAGAGTACGCGTCGTCGTGAGCGCCACGGGTTCCCGCAGGGTCGAACCCGCGTACTGA
- a CDS encoding proline--tRNA ligase: MRWSRYYIPTLKEAPADAEVVSHKLLVRAGMIRKLTSGIYTWLPLGLRTLDKAKDIVRREMNAAGAIEVLLPMVQPAELWEESGRWKKYGKELLRFQDRHDRDYCLGPTHEEVMTDLLRGEVKSYRQLPLNLYQIQTKFRDEVRPRFGLMRGREFLMKDGYSFDVSDEAANASYASMKEAYHKIFSSMGLDFRPVEADSGAIGGNFSHEFMVLAETGEDSIAACTNWPECTWAANVERAPINTVFTQDETPCPAMEEVDTPAQHTIEELCSFLGIGADKLVKTLLFMADGKPVAVLLRGDRELNEIKLAHLIDADDIVFATPEQVKEMTGAPVGFAGPVGLKGVEKIYADKELMAANDWIAGANKADTHVLHMSLVRDVTLPIEWADLRNAVAGDPCPCCGRPLEIKRGIEVGHIFKLGTKYSEALHAVFLDENGKEKLMIMGCYGIGVSRVVAACIEQNFDEHGIMFPPQLAPFDVHLVCLDPKNADVAGKCDAIDAFLAAQGLETLYDDREERPGVKFKDADLIGLPVQVTVGGKGLAQGVVEVKNRRTGEKSTLPADSFEQAFPAWYQSVLDSWKR, translated from the coding sequence ATGCGCTGGAGCCGTTACTACATCCCCACCCTGAAGGAAGCCCCTGCCGACGCCGAAGTGGTCAGCCACAAGCTGCTGGTACGCGCGGGCATGATCCGCAAGCTTACGAGCGGCATTTACACCTGGCTGCCGCTGGGGCTGCGCACCCTGGACAAGGCCAAGGACATTGTCCGCCGTGAAATGAACGCCGCGGGCGCCATTGAAGTGCTGCTGCCCATGGTGCAGCCTGCGGAACTCTGGGAGGAATCCGGCCGCTGGAAGAAGTACGGCAAGGAACTTCTGCGCTTCCAGGACAGGCACGACCGCGACTACTGCCTCGGCCCCACCCATGAAGAAGTCATGACCGACCTTCTGCGCGGCGAGGTGAAGTCCTACCGCCAGCTGCCCCTGAACCTCTATCAGATTCAGACCAAGTTCCGCGACGAGGTGCGCCCGCGCTTCGGCCTCATGCGCGGCCGCGAATTCCTCATGAAGGACGGCTACTCCTTCGACGTGAGCGACGAGGCGGCCAACGCAAGCTACGCCTCCATGAAGGAGGCCTATCACAAGATATTCAGCAGCATGGGCCTGGATTTCCGCCCCGTGGAAGCCGACTCCGGCGCCATCGGCGGCAACTTCTCCCATGAATTCATGGTGCTTGCCGAAACCGGCGAAGATTCCATAGCCGCCTGCACCAACTGGCCGGAATGCACCTGGGCCGCCAACGTGGAACGCGCGCCCATCAACACCGTGTTCACGCAGGACGAAACGCCCTGCCCCGCCATGGAAGAAGTGGACACCCCCGCGCAGCACACCATTGAGGAGCTGTGCTCCTTCCTCGGCATCGGTGCGGACAAGCTCGTCAAGACGCTGCTCTTCATGGCCGACGGCAAGCCCGTGGCCGTGCTTCTGCGCGGCGACCGCGAACTCAACGAAATCAAGCTCGCCCACCTCATCGACGCCGACGACATCGTGTTCGCCACTCCCGAACAGGTGAAGGAAATGACCGGCGCTCCCGTGGGCTTCGCCGGCCCCGTCGGCCTCAAGGGCGTGGAAAAAATCTATGCCGACAAGGAACTCATGGCCGCCAACGACTGGATCGCCGGCGCCAACAAGGCCGACACCCATGTGCTCCACATGAGCCTTGTGCGCGACGTGACCCTGCCCATCGAATGGGCGGATCTGCGCAACGCCGTTGCCGGAGACCCCTGCCCCTGCTGCGGCCGTCCGCTGGAAATCAAGCGCGGCATCGAAGTGGGCCACATCTTCAAGCTCGGCACCAAGTACAGCGAAGCTCTGCACGCGGTGTTCCTCGATGAAAACGGCAAGGAAAAGCTCATGATCATGGGCTGCTACGGCATCGGCGTTTCCCGCGTGGTGGCCGCCTGCATCGAACAGAACTTCGATGAGCACGGCATCATGTTCCCGCCCCAGCTCGCTCCCTTCGACGTGCACCTCGTCTGCCTCGATCCGAAGAATGCCGACGTGGCCGGAAAGTGCGACGCCATCGACGCCTTCCTTGCCGCCCAGGGACTGGAAACCCTGTACGACGACCGCGAAGAACGCCCCGGCGTGAAGTTCAAGGACGCCGACCTCATCGGCCTGCCCGTGCAGGTGACCGTGGGCGGCAAGGGGCTTGCCCAGGGCGTGGTGGAAGTGAAGAACCGCCGCACCGGCGAAAAGTCCACCCTTCCCGCAGACAGCTTCGAACAGGCCTTCCCCGCCTGGTATCAGTCCGTGCTGGACAGCTGGAAGCGATGA
- the xseB gene encoding exodeoxyribonuclease VII small subunit — MKKKEPTFEERLARLQAIVATLETGESPLEESVTLYKEGLAHAAACRRQLEKARHDIRLCTEKGTEPFAGRDGEEE, encoded by the coding sequence ATGAAAAAGAAAGAACCCACCTTTGAGGAACGGCTCGCCCGGCTTCAGGCCATCGTGGCGACACTGGAAACCGGCGAAAGCCCCCTGGAAGAAAGCGTGACCCTGTACAAGGAAGGCCTGGCCCATGCCGCCGCCTGTCGCCGCCAGCTGGAAAAGGCGCGCCACGACATCCGGCTCTGCACCGAAAAAGGCACGGAACCTTTTGCAGGGCGCGACGGAGAAGAAGAGTAA
- a CDS encoding RNA recognition motif domain-containing protein: MAKSIYVGNLPWSATEEQVQNLFAPYGAVLSVKLVNDRETGRARGFGFVEMEDPAAAAAIEALDNTSFGGRTLRVNEAKPRAPRPRY, translated from the coding sequence ATGGCCAAGTCTATTTATGTCGGGAATCTTCCCTGGTCCGCCACCGAAGAGCAGGTTCAGAATCTTTTCGCCCCTTACGGCGCCGTGCTCTCCGTAAAACTGGTGAACGACCGTGAAACCGGCCGTGCCCGTGGTTTTGGTTTTGTTGAAATGGAAGATCCCGCCGCAGCCGCCGCCATTGAAGCTCTGGACAACACCAGCTTCGGCGGCCGTACCCTGCGTGTCAATGAAGCGAAGCCTCGCGCTCCCCGCCCCCGCTACTGA
- the ispG gene encoding flavodoxin-dependent (E)-4-hydroxy-3-methylbut-2-enyl-diphosphate synthase, which yields MNAPHRSRTRQLSIGDVRIGGGAPVVVQSMTNTDTRDAGATLEQIRRLHAAGCEIVRLAVPDEKAAAALKTIAASSPVPLVADIHFDYRLALAALDAGLRGLRINPGNIGGEKPVDNLAAAAKACGSVIRVGVNSGSVERDLLERYGGPTPEALVESALSHVRMLEKRGFYDIKVSLKSSSVADTIAAYRLMAARADYPLHLGVTEAGTPMRGTVKSAVGLGLLLFEGIGDTIRVSLTADPVREAAVAWEILRATGLRSRGPEIVSCPTCGRTEIDLIGMAERVEEYVQSHPHAAKSRLKIAVMGCVVNGPGEAREADIGLAGGRDKGVIFRKGEILRSVNGQEALLAAFLEELDKLLTPND from the coding sequence ATGAACGCTCCCCACAGAAGCCGCACCCGGCAGCTCAGCATAGGCGACGTCCGCATCGGCGGCGGCGCTCCAGTCGTGGTGCAGAGCATGACCAACACCGACACGAGAGACGCCGGAGCCACGCTGGAACAGATACGCCGCCTCCATGCGGCGGGCTGTGAAATCGTGCGCCTTGCCGTGCCCGACGAAAAGGCGGCGGCCGCGCTCAAAACCATAGCCGCCTCCTCGCCCGTACCGCTGGTGGCCGATATCCACTTCGATTACCGCCTGGCTCTGGCCGCGCTCGACGCAGGGCTCAGGGGACTCCGCATCAACCCCGGCAACATCGGGGGCGAAAAGCCGGTGGACAACCTCGCCGCCGCCGCAAAGGCCTGCGGCTCCGTCATCCGTGTGGGCGTCAACAGCGGCTCCGTGGAAAGGGACCTTCTGGAACGCTACGGCGGCCCCACGCCCGAAGCGCTGGTGGAAAGCGCCCTTTCCCATGTGCGTATGCTGGAAAAACGCGGCTTCTACGACATCAAGGTTTCGCTCAAGTCCTCCTCCGTGGCCGATACCATAGCCGCCTACCGGCTCATGGCCGCCCGCGCGGACTATCCGCTGCATCTCGGCGTCACCGAAGCGGGCACGCCCATGCGCGGCACCGTGAAATCCGCGGTGGGGCTCGGCCTTTTGCTTTTTGAAGGCATAGGCGATACCATACGCGTCTCCCTTACGGCCGACCCTGTGCGGGAAGCGGCCGTGGCCTGGGAAATCCTGCGTGCCACGGGACTTCGCAGCCGGGGGCCGGAAATCGTGTCCTGCCCTACCTGCGGCCGCACGGAAATCGACCTCATCGGCATGGCCGAAAGGGTCGAGGAATATGTGCAGTCCCACCCCCATGCCGCAAAGAGCCGGCTCAAGATTGCGGTCATGGGCTGCGTGGTCAACGGCCCGGGAGAAGCCCGCGAGGCGGACATAGGCCTTGCCGGCGGGCGCGACAAGGGCGTCATTTTCCGCAAGGGCGAAATACTCCGCTCCGTCAACGGGCAGGAGGCGCTGCTTGCGGCTTTTCTTGAAGAACTCGACAAACTTCTTACCCCTAACGACTGA
- a CDS encoding polyprenyl synthetase family protein: protein MPADLRSRIEQYLSSSFLSEDIPHRLSSAMRYSLLAGGKRLRPVLCLCVARACAPEKADELTEALLPFAAGLEMIHTYSLIHDDLPAMDDDDLRRGCPTCHKAFDEATAILAGDALLTNAFSHMACAAVPAERLLEAVRLTADAAGAAGMAGGQMLDLLGEGKRLSLDELRVLNEKKTGALLFNACECGAVLAGATAAQREAARLYGCELGIAFQITDDILDVVGDEATVGKEVRHDEKSAKATWPSLLGLEGARERAKKHCAAAEAAIAGVFSGPDADFLRETSQKLVNRTH from the coding sequence ATGCCCGCAGATCTTCGCAGCAGAATAGAACAGTACCTCAGTTCCTCCTTCCTTTCGGAGGATATTCCGCACCGCCTCTCCAGCGCCATGCGCTACAGTCTGCTTGCCGGAGGCAAACGCCTGCGTCCCGTGCTCTGCCTCTGCGTGGCGCGCGCCTGCGCGCCCGAAAAGGCCGATGAACTCACCGAGGCGCTCCTGCCCTTTGCGGCGGGGCTGGAAATGATTCACACCTATTCGCTCATCCACGACGATCTGCCCGCCATGGACGACGACGATCTGCGCCGCGGCTGCCCCACCTGCCACAAGGCCTTCGACGAAGCCACCGCCATTCTTGCGGGCGACGCGCTGCTTACCAACGCCTTCAGTCACATGGCCTGCGCCGCTGTTCCGGCTGAGCGCCTGCTGGAAGCCGTGCGTCTCACGGCGGATGCTGCGGGCGCCGCAGGCATGGCGGGCGGGCAGATGCTGGATCTTCTCGGGGAAGGCAAGCGCCTTTCGCTGGATGAGCTGCGCGTTCTCAACGAGAAAAAAACCGGCGCGCTTCTCTTCAACGCCTGCGAATGCGGCGCTGTGCTTGCCGGAGCCACGGCCGCACAGCGGGAAGCGGCACGCCTTTACGGCTGCGAACTGGGCATTGCGTTTCAGATAACCGATGATATACTCGACGTCGTGGGAGATGAAGCCACGGTGGGCAAAGAAGTACGGCACGACGAAAAAAGCGCCAAGGCCACCTGGCCTTCCCTGCTCGGGCTGGAAGGCGCGAGAGAGCGGGCGAAAAAGCACTGCGCCGCCGCCGAAGCGGCCATAGCAGGCGTTTTTTCCGGTCCC
- a CDS encoding M23 family metallopeptidase: MKRLLSLLIAVLLLPALARAADFSVPAKVSQGHAFPVAVTASAPFEATFLWRGETLRVAAVEQAPSLWKAEALLAMPIDAKGNHKVRIEAEGRSREFSLSAVPVAWPKSILKVEPKYVEPPREVREQIARDSERSRKALAVRTEKRWTLPLHRPVPGGITSPFGGRRVFNGKPRAPHKGTDMRSAEGAQVAAAADGVVLLAEKQYFGGNMVYIDHGQGVVSTYAHLSAFSVRAGDTVKKGQVIGRSGSTGRVTGPHLHFGLLVQGVAVDAMPLLSDPPRLVGGPSRSIFDQPQKAPAARNLR; encoded by the coding sequence ATGAAACGCCTTCTTTCTCTTCTCATCGCCGTTCTTCTGCTCCCCGCCCTCGCCCGGGCGGCCGACTTCTCCGTACCCGCAAAGGTAAGTCAGGGGCACGCCTTCCCCGTGGCCGTCACCGCCAGCGCTCCCTTTGAAGCGACCTTCCTCTGGCGGGGCGAAACGCTCCGCGTCGCCGCCGTGGAGCAGGCCCCCTCGCTGTGGAAGGCGGAAGCGCTTCTCGCCATGCCCATCGACGCAAAGGGCAACCACAAGGTGCGCATTGAAGCGGAAGGCAGAAGCAGGGAATTTTCCCTCTCCGCCGTACCGGTGGCATGGCCGAAAAGCATTCTCAAGGTGGAACCCAAATACGTCGAACCTCCGCGCGAGGTACGGGAACAGATTGCCCGCGACTCTGAGCGCAGCCGGAAGGCCCTTGCCGTCCGCACGGAAAAGCGCTGGACGCTGCCGCTGCACCGCCCCGTGCCCGGCGGCATCACCAGCCCCTTCGGCGGCCGCAGGGTCTTCAACGGCAAGCCCCGCGCCCCGCACAAGGGCACGGACATGCGCAGCGCCGAAGGGGCGCAGGTCGCCGCTGCGGCGGACGGCGTGGTACTTCTGGCGGAAAAGCAGTATTTCGGCGGCAACATGGTGTATATCGACCACGGGCAGGGCGTCGTCAGCACCTACGCGCACCTTTCCGCCTTTTCCGTAAGGGCGGGCGACACCGTGAAGAAGGGGCAGGTCATAGGCCGTTCCGGCTCCACCGGCCGCGTTACGGGCCCGCACCTGCATTTCGGCCTGCTCGTTCAGGGCGTGGCCGTGGACGCCATGCCCCTTCTCAGCGATCCGCCCAGGCTCGTGGGCGGCCCCTCCCGCAGCATTTTCGACCAACCGCAAAAGGCCCCGGCGGCCCGGAACCTACGATGA